One part of the Novipirellula aureliae genome encodes these proteins:
- a CDS encoding HdeD family acid-resistance protein: MTTELTNSQAEIVEVRKHELAHLAREWWCFLLTGIFLVIGGIASIAFPWFTSIGVVMFLGVILVISGIATVITAFWVGKWGAFMMQILIGLLYMVAGFVITDAPIASLALMTLMLAGFLVIGGGFRIVTALVEKYPQWGWSLFNGVVTLMLGLIIFRSFRQLPEEPSGVLWIIGLMIGIELLFNGLNWIMLSLAIKKLPNLADTQA; encoded by the coding sequence ATGACGACTGAATTGACGAATTCTCAAGCTGAGATTGTTGAAGTTCGCAAACACGAATTGGCTCATTTAGCAAGAGAATGGTGGTGTTTTCTTCTAACCGGCATCTTCCTCGTTATCGGCGGCATTGCCTCGATCGCGTTTCCCTGGTTCACCTCAATCGGCGTGGTGATGTTTTTGGGCGTGATCTTGGTCATTAGTGGCATTGCTACGGTTATCACTGCGTTCTGGGTTGGAAAATGGGGGGCCTTCATGATGCAGATCTTGATCGGGCTTTTGTACATGGTGGCGGGATTCGTCATCACGGACGCACCAATCGCATCGCTCGCACTAATGACGCTCATGCTAGCCGGATTCCTCGTCATTGGCGGTGGCTTTCGTATCGTCACGGCACTGGTGGAAAAGTATCCACAGTGGGGCTGGTCCCTGTTTAACGGCGTGGTCACCTTGATGTTGGGGCTGATCATTTTCCGAAGTTTCAGACAGCTCCCCGAAGAGCCATCGGGCGTTCTATGGATCATCGGGTTGATGATCGGGATCGAATTGCTCTTCAACGGTTTGAACTGGATCATGTTGTCCTTGGCGATCAAGAAACTGCCAAACTTGGCCGATACCCAGGCG